The Vibrio navarrensis genome has a segment encoding these proteins:
- a CDS encoding response regulator, translated as MFKFYRKQKFKRLQSTLMTAFLVLSLTPLTIIAIFFLQSHSKDLQEQSTSHLLSVRDTKQQQVMDYFQAQETEVMGFVRSELAYASGGRFYGLVNAFKSLGLDIEQARENAQQRYIPGSGDQIKTSILPESSSYVGSERYRLLHKRYHWAYLELLKRSDFDDILLIDLDGNVTYSIYKYDNFGTNLKTGPYKDTLLGMSFRQLAKDVTEKRKDNEDYTPVLISDFAEEDGKQVAWLGAPIIQQGYLHSYAMFRLPNNGLTKLVADVSKDAVIHTLLVGSDHSPRTMSTKQDDISQSAEVINKALAGLTSVGTYINGLGEATIAAFTPIIMKGQTWALVVQLPESEAFARIQQLEKLFVIAMLIAIILVFICSHYLSNFITSPLLKLTWAAERVSAGDLDENMINTDRRDEIGRLAVSFERMQRSIRDKIQLIKTQNRELEKSLQLIQKQNDELQLADKLKDEFLATTSHELRTPLHGMIGIAETLVSGANGPIPGSQKYQLDIIIKSGQRLANLVDDLLDYHKMRYGSLDIHKSAVSLASATRLVLELSSHLLGNKTLRIINQVPNDLAPVSADPQRLEQVLYNLIGNAIKYTSEGKIVISANVVDGKARIQVVDTGQGIPAEQLEHIFEPLIQAGQDAGRYRQGAGLGLSISRQLIELMGGSLYVSSQPMVGTTFSFTLPLASDDEINTTAKMSQYHHFQAPDSNELFSLDQSSLPENPQGALLVVADDEPVNLRVLESFLRIEGYRVKTASDGPETLALIKQEKPALLLLDIMMPGMSGYQVCHQLRQEFDLAELPVIMLTALNQSEDRVRGFEAGANDYLSKPFNKHELAARIKAHLMASKAEERRLENSRLEAELKQRAMVEASLLETQGRLLEQLESAPEAIICIREDKRIRFANEAACKLFKRNLEQLRRSNAEELIAPKYLTVKQPHYCGHIDIYVEDVRQHIETDILKLPEGSGLDAMYIFNVGGGATASRIHNLETAVEVLSSYAFDGDKEKLQSLKELGGEFTRLADKALGSSQNKQEIMREVLVDVMTHALDYWESVSGENKFAFAEKSGLWRVYLDRSTLQTRTLDKYMRIETLPRTPRWRTVLSSIEFILAHCKEQSPERSYIEMQRDKLQRLLTS; from the coding sequence ATGTTTAAGTTTTACCGGAAACAGAAATTCAAACGTCTGCAAAGCACCCTGATGACGGCCTTTTTGGTGTTGAGCCTGACACCATTGACCATCATTGCGATTTTCTTTTTGCAATCTCATAGCAAGGATCTGCAAGAGCAAAGCACTTCCCACCTACTTTCGGTGCGCGATACCAAGCAACAACAGGTGATGGATTATTTTCAGGCACAAGAAACCGAAGTGATGGGGTTTGTCCGTTCAGAGTTGGCTTATGCCAGTGGCGGGCGTTTTTATGGCCTCGTCAACGCCTTTAAAAGCCTTGGTTTGGATATCGAGCAAGCACGCGAAAACGCCCAGCAACGCTATATTCCTGGCTCGGGCGATCAGATCAAAACGTCAATCTTGCCTGAATCCAGCAGTTATGTCGGTAGTGAACGTTACCGACTGCTGCATAAGCGCTATCACTGGGCCTACCTAGAGCTACTCAAACGCTCCGATTTTGACGACATCCTGCTCATCGACTTGGATGGTAACGTGACCTACTCCATCTACAAATACGATAATTTTGGTACCAACCTGAAAACGGGGCCCTACAAAGACACTTTGCTTGGAATGAGCTTTCGCCAGCTTGCCAAAGACGTCACTGAAAAGCGCAAGGACAACGAAGATTACACCCCAGTACTGATTTCCGACTTCGCCGAGGAGGATGGTAAACAGGTCGCTTGGTTAGGTGCGCCCATCATTCAACAAGGCTACTTGCACAGCTATGCGATGTTCCGTTTGCCCAACAATGGCTTAACCAAACTGGTTGCCGATGTAAGCAAAGATGCGGTTATCCATACTTTACTCGTAGGTAGTGACCACTCACCTCGCACCATGAGTACCAAACAGGACGACATTAGCCAAAGTGCGGAAGTGATCAACAAAGCATTGGCAGGATTAACCTCGGTTGGAACCTACATTAATGGCTTAGGCGAAGCGACCATTGCCGCATTTACCCCCATTATCATGAAAGGACAAACTTGGGCGTTGGTAGTTCAATTGCCTGAAAGCGAAGCCTTTGCTCGCATCCAACAGTTGGAGAAACTGTTTGTCATCGCCATGCTGATTGCCATCATTCTGGTGTTTATCTGCTCACATTATCTATCCAATTTCATTACCTCTCCGCTGCTTAAACTGACTTGGGCAGCAGAACGAGTCTCTGCTGGCGATCTTGACGAGAATATGATCAATACAGATCGCCGGGATGAAATTGGCCGTTTGGCGGTCAGCTTTGAACGTATGCAGCGCTCCATTCGCGACAAAATTCAGTTAATCAAAACGCAGAACCGAGAGTTGGAAAAAAGCCTGCAATTGATCCAAAAACAAAACGATGAGCTGCAATTAGCCGATAAACTCAAAGATGAGTTCCTCGCGACCACCTCACACGAATTGCGCACTCCATTGCATGGTATGATTGGCATTGCCGAAACCTTAGTCTCCGGTGCCAATGGTCCGATTCCTGGCAGCCAAAAATATCAGCTAGACATCATCATCAAAAGCGGCCAAAGGCTTGCAAACCTAGTCGACGACCTACTTGATTATCACAAAATGCGCTACGGCAGCTTGGACATTCATAAATCGGCTGTCAGTTTGGCCAGTGCCACACGCTTAGTGCTTGAGCTTTCCAGTCATCTGCTCGGCAATAAAACACTACGAATCATTAATCAAGTTCCAAACGATCTCGCCCCCGTTTCCGCCGATCCACAACGCTTGGAGCAAGTGTTGTACAACTTGATTGGCAACGCTATCAAATACACCAGTGAAGGCAAAATCGTCATCTCCGCCAACGTGGTAGACGGCAAAGCAAGAATCCAAGTCGTAGACACTGGACAGGGCATTCCAGCAGAACAGTTGGAGCACATTTTTGAGCCGTTAATCCAAGCGGGGCAAGATGCAGGTCGTTACCGGCAAGGCGCTGGTCTTGGCCTCTCGATTAGCCGTCAGTTGATTGAGCTGATGGGCGGCTCACTGTATGTCAGCAGCCAGCCAATGGTTGGCACTACCTTTAGTTTTACCCTGCCTTTGGCAAGTGATGACGAGATCAATACCACAGCGAAGATGTCGCAATACCATCACTTCCAAGCACCTGACAGCAACGAATTGTTCTCTCTCGACCAATCGTCGCTTCCAGAAAATCCGCAGGGCGCCTTATTAGTGGTGGCTGACGATGAACCCGTTAATCTACGTGTACTGGAAAGTTTCCTGCGCATTGAAGGTTATCGCGTCAAAACCGCTTCCGATGGCCCAGAAACTCTCGCACTGATCAAGCAAGAGAAGCCAGCGTTATTGCTACTCGATATCATGATGCCGGGTATGAGTGGTTATCAGGTTTGTCATCAGTTACGTCAAGAATTCGATCTGGCTGAACTGCCCGTCATCATGCTGACCGCACTCAATCAAAGTGAAGATCGCGTGCGCGGCTTTGAAGCGGGTGCCAACGACTACTTATCCAAACCGTTTAATAAGCATGAGCTTGCCGCGCGAATCAAGGCACATCTAATGGCGAGTAAAGCCGAAGAGCGACGCTTGGAAAATAGCCGCTTGGAAGCCGAATTAAAGCAGCGTGCCATGGTCGAAGCAAGTTTACTGGAGACACAAGGACGGCTACTGGAGCAACTGGAATCCGCCCCTGAAGCCATCATCTGTATCCGGGAAGACAAACGCATCCGTTTTGCCAACGAAGCCGCTTGTAAACTGTTTAAACGCAATTTGGAACAACTCAGGCGTTCAAACGCAGAGGAATTGATTGCGCCCAAGTACCTAACCGTCAAACAACCACACTATTGCGGCCACATTGATATTTACGTCGAAGATGTAAGACAGCACATTGAAACCGACATTCTCAAATTACCTGAAGGATCAGGTTTAGATGCCATGTATATCTTCAACGTCGGCGGCGGCGCAACCGCGTCGCGCATTCACAACTTAGAAACCGCCGTTGAGGTGCTCTCAAGCTATGCTTTTGATGGCGATAAAGAGAAACTTCAAAGCCTGAAAGAACTGGGCGGAGAGTTCACTCGATTGGCTGACAAAGCTTTAGGGAGCAGCCAAAACAAACAAGAGATAATGCGTGAGGTTTTGGTCGATGTGATGACTCATGCGTTAGACTACTGGGAGTCAGTCTCGGGTGAGAATAAGTTTGCTTTTGCTGAGAAAAGCGGCTTGTGGCGCGTCTATCTCGACCGAAGTACGCTGCAAACCCGTACTCTCGACAAATACATGCGCATTGAAACATTACCAAGAACGCCTCGTTGGCGTACGGTACTCAGTTCTATTGAGTTTATTCTCGCGCATTGTAAAGAGCAGAGCCCAGAGCGTAGCTACATTGAAATGCAGCGCGATAAGCTGCAACGTCTACTCACCAGCTAG
- a CDS encoding ABC transporter ATP-binding protein — translation MSKEYGELLIEGKNVVKDFPLNSNSIKQSKMRALNDVSFKMYKARGLSVVGESGSGKSTTAKMIAKMYAPSNGVIEYKGRDIQEITSRKDLIAYREGIQMVWQDPFGSLNPTHNIFHHIARPLLIHKKIAPGNPKELEERVYDLLEQVGLIPPKETAAKFPHQLSGGQRQRVNLARNIAVGAEVVLADEPTSMLDVSIRAGVLNLMEEMKFEKQMSLLYITHDIATARYIAEDLAVMYVGHMVEWGDTEEIIHDPQHPYTQLLVSAVPDPSKSIHDKLKGNKGEIPLWTPASVGCPFAGRCEHATSRCREQLPEVTQLSENHFVRCYLFDN, via the coding sequence ATGAGCAAAGAATATGGTGAGCTGCTGATTGAAGGCAAAAATGTCGTCAAAGACTTCCCGCTCAATAGCAACTCAATCAAACAATCTAAGATGCGTGCCCTCAATGACGTGTCATTCAAAATGTACAAAGCTCGCGGGTTATCGGTAGTGGGTGAATCAGGCTCTGGTAAATCAACCACCGCCAAAATGATCGCCAAAATGTACGCGCCAAGCAACGGAGTCATCGAATACAAAGGCCGAGACATTCAAGAGATAACCTCAAGAAAAGATCTGATCGCTTACCGCGAAGGCATTCAGATGGTGTGGCAAGATCCGTTTGGTTCGCTTAACCCAACACACAATATCTTCCACCACATCGCTCGCCCATTGCTGATCCATAAAAAGATCGCCCCGGGCAACCCAAAAGAGCTGGAAGAGCGTGTTTACGATCTGCTGGAACAGGTCGGCCTTATTCCACCGAAAGAGACAGCAGCGAAGTTCCCCCATCAGCTTTCTGGTGGCCAACGTCAGCGCGTTAACTTAGCGCGCAATATTGCCGTAGGCGCTGAAGTGGTATTGGCGGACGAACCGACTTCAATGCTGGATGTATCGATTCGTGCTGGCGTGCTTAACTTGATGGAGGAGATGAAGTTTGAGAAACAGATGTCGCTTCTCTACATCACGCACGACATCGCAACCGCACGCTATATTGCCGAAGATCTGGCCGTGATGTACGTCGGTCACATGGTGGAATGGGGAGATACGGAAGAGATCATTCATGATCCTCAACACCCTTACACACAACTGTTGGTGTCTGCGGTGCCCGATCCAAGCAAATCGATTCACGACAAGTTAAAAGGCAACAAAGGGGAAATCCCACTCTGGACACCCGCTTCCGTTGGTTGCCCTTTTGCGGGTCGCTGTGAACACGCCACCAGCCGATGCCGCGAGCAGTTACCTGAAGTAACGCAGCTCTCGGAAAACCACTTTGTTCGTTGTTATTTATTTGACAATTAA
- a CDS encoding ABC transporter permease, which produces MNNLFKLILGNSVARIGLVIVSLFIFTAVGAPLITKHAPDKRTGNPHEYPSFVVKATKANPDGWVAKNLADDRRTLQLSKKADHVLGTSRMGRDIWSQLAYGARVSLAVGFGAGITVCFLATVIGISAGYFGGRIDDILTAAMNIMLVIPQYPLLFVLAAFIGEAGPVTIAIIIGCTSWAWGARVVRSQTLALREKEFVKAAEVLGESSWRIIFVEILPNLVPIVGASFIGSVMYAITMESIISFLGLGDPNTISWGIMLYNVQTSSSMLIGAWWELLAPCIALTLLVTGLALLNFAVDEIANPQLRSHKGMKRWKKLANQDKKERAPAIEPQNALCSGDK; this is translated from the coding sequence ATGAACAATCTATTTAAGCTTATTCTGGGTAACTCAGTCGCACGTATCGGTCTGGTGATTGTTAGCCTATTTATTTTCACGGCAGTGGGCGCACCACTTATCACCAAACATGCGCCAGATAAAAGAACGGGTAACCCACACGAATACCCAAGTTTCGTCGTGAAAGCAACGAAAGCCAATCCTGATGGTTGGGTAGCGAAAAACCTTGCCGATGATCGCCGTACGCTGCAACTATCCAAAAAGGCCGATCATGTGCTAGGCACATCGCGTATGGGCCGTGATATCTGGTCTCAACTGGCTTACGGTGCTCGCGTATCACTCGCCGTTGGCTTTGGTGCAGGCATTACCGTCTGTTTCTTGGCGACCGTTATCGGCATTTCGGCAGGTTACTTTGGTGGTCGTATCGACGATATTCTCACCGCCGCGATGAACATCATGCTGGTCATTCCGCAATATCCCCTGCTGTTCGTTTTAGCCGCCTTTATCGGCGAAGCTGGACCTGTAACAATCGCGATTATTATCGGCTGTACCTCCTGGGCATGGGGCGCGAGGGTAGTTCGCTCGCAAACACTCGCACTGCGTGAAAAAGAGTTTGTCAAAGCCGCTGAAGTGCTAGGTGAATCCTCTTGGCGCATCATCTTTGTCGAGATTCTGCCGAACCTTGTTCCAATTGTCGGTGCAAGCTTTATCGGCTCAGTAATGTACGCCATCACCATGGAATCCATCATCTCCTTCCTTGGACTTGGCGATCCAAACACCATCAGTTGGGGCATCATGCTGTACAACGTACAAACCTCTTCTTCAATGCTTATCGGTGCTTGGTGGGAACTACTGGCTCCATGTATTGCACTGACTTTACTGGTGACTGGCTTGGCGCTGCTTAACTTTGCCGTTGATGAAATTGCCAACCCACAACTTCGCTCTCATAAAGGTATGAAACGCTGGAAAAAACTGGCAAACCAAGACAAGAAAGAACGTGCACCAGCGATTGAACCACAAAATGCACTTTGCAGCGGGGATAAATAA
- a CDS encoding ABC transporter ATP-binding protein — MTTPLISIRNLCVDYITDAGDVRACNNVSFDIAPGEVFGLAGESGCGKSTVAFSLMRLHKPPAFITGGEVIFNGEDILKYSDDRMQAFRWSQMSMVFQSAMNALNPVLTMEDQFCDVIMRHTNMTREQAKRRAEGLLEIVDIHASRLRDYPHQFSGGMRQRLVIAIALALNPKMIIMDEPTTALDVVVQREILQKIYALKEEFGFSILFITHDLSLMVEFSDRIGIMYSGELIEVAPAKQILQSPFHPYTKGLGSSFPPLTGPKTKLTGIPGNPLNLLDVPQGCRFQARCSRVHDTCTKVATSLRQIEPGRFSNCHLYGEPIAQHKL, encoded by the coding sequence ATGACGACGCCACTTATTTCAATCCGCAATCTATGCGTTGACTACATCACCGATGCGGGCGATGTCCGCGCCTGTAACAATGTCAGCTTCGACATTGCACCCGGTGAAGTGTTTGGTCTCGCTGGAGAATCTGGCTGTGGTAAATCAACCGTCGCCTTCTCTTTGATGCGACTGCACAAGCCGCCTGCGTTTATTACTGGCGGAGAGGTGATTTTCAACGGTGAAGACATTCTCAAATACAGTGACGATCGCATGCAGGCATTTCGCTGGAGCCAAATGTCCATGGTATTCCAAAGCGCGATGAACGCGCTCAACCCTGTATTGACCATGGAAGATCAGTTCTGCGATGTGATCATGCGTCACACCAACATGACTCGTGAGCAAGCCAAACGCCGCGCAGAGGGGTTACTGGAGATCGTTGATATTCACGCCAGCCGTCTAAGAGATTATCCGCACCAGTTTTCTGGCGGTATGCGCCAACGCCTAGTGATTGCCATTGCCCTCGCGCTTAATCCGAAGATGATCATCATGGATGAACCGACCACTGCACTGGACGTGGTGGTACAGCGCGAAATCTTGCAAAAGATCTATGCACTGAAAGAAGAGTTTGGTTTTTCAATCCTCTTCATCACACATGACTTGTCGTTGATGGTCGAGTTTTCCGACCGCATCGGCATCATGTACTCCGGTGAGCTGATTGAGGTTGCGCCAGCGAAACAAATTCTGCAATCCCCTTTCCACCCTTATACCAAAGGGCTGGGCAGTTCATTCCCACCGCTGACAGGGCCAAAAACCAAACTGACTGGCATACCTGGTAACCCGTTGAACCTGCTTGATGTTCCACAAGGTTGCCGTTTCCAAGCCCGTTGCAGTCGTGTTCACGACACTTGTACCAAGGTCGCCACCAGCTTACGACAAATCGAGCCAGGCCGTTTTTCCAACTGCCACCTTTATGGCGAGCCGATTGCTCAACACAAGCTGTAA
- a CDS encoding ABC transporter permease, giving the protein MGYFLRRLSFYLVALLVAATLNFIIPRAMPGDPVTMMFANATTQVTPERIEAMKKLLGFVDGPLYVQYLTYIKSIVSWELGTSIKFYPLSVNELLGSAFGWSLFLAGSAVILSFSIGSILGIFAAWRRGSKYDAFITPGMLIIQAVPQVVIAMLALFTFAIGLGWFPTGYAYTPGTIPDWTSWDYYKDVAYHAILPLLCASIVQIGGFLVNMRNNMINLLAEDYITMAKGKGLSENRVVFNYAARNALLPSVTALSMSLGMAIGGQLIVEIIFNYPGLGKVLLDAINARDYQVLQGQLLIMTLFMLSFNLIADMVYVVLDPRLRKGGK; this is encoded by the coding sequence ATGGGTTATTTTTTAAGACGTTTGTCATTTTATTTAGTCGCTCTCTTAGTTGCAGCGACATTAAACTTTATTATTCCGAGGGCGATGCCGGGCGATCCGGTCACCATGATGTTTGCGAATGCAACCACACAGGTTACCCCAGAGCGCATCGAAGCGATGAAAAAGCTGCTCGGTTTCGTCGACGGTCCTTTGTATGTCCAGTATTTGACCTACATTAAGAGTATTGTGAGTTGGGAACTGGGCACGTCAATCAAGTTTTATCCACTCAGTGTGAATGAACTGTTAGGCAGCGCTTTTGGCTGGTCACTGTTCTTAGCAGGCAGTGCGGTTATTCTCTCTTTCTCGATTGGTTCTATCTTAGGGATCTTCGCTGCTTGGCGTCGCGGTAGTAAATACGATGCGTTCATTACGCCGGGAATGCTGATTATCCAAGCCGTTCCACAAGTCGTAATCGCGATGCTCGCTTTGTTTACGTTTGCTATCGGCCTAGGTTGGTTCCCAACCGGTTACGCCTACACACCGGGCACGATTCCGGATTGGACAAGCTGGGACTACTACAAAGATGTTGCTTATCACGCCATTCTGCCTCTCCTATGTGCCTCTATCGTGCAAATCGGTGGCTTCTTGGTCAACATGCGTAACAACATGATCAACCTGCTAGCGGAAGACTACATCACCATGGCCAAAGGCAAAGGCTTGAGCGAAAACCGTGTGGTGTTCAACTACGCTGCGCGCAACGCGCTACTGCCCAGTGTCACGGCGCTTTCCATGTCACTCGGTATGGCGATCGGTGGTCAACTTATCGTTGAAATCATCTTTAACTACCCGGGATTAGGTAAGGTTTTGCTTGATGCAATCAACGCACGTGACTACCAAGTTCTGCAAGGTCAGTTGCTTATTATGACGCTGTTTATGCTGTCGTTTAACCTGATTGCCGACATGGTATATGTCGTGCTCGATCCTCGCCTACGCAAGGGAGGTAAATAA
- a CDS encoding ABC transporter substrate-binding protein produces MLANIKKTALATAVIAAAATSISAPAAARSELTIVPDFYPTMVRNFNPYLATNLRTTTDFIYEPLVIFNEMHGNTPVMRLAEDFRMSDDLMSVTFDIRKGVKWSDGQKFTADDVVFSYGLLKAKPELDQRGINKWVTSVEKLNEYQVRFRLSEANSNVPYEISLVPIVAEHVWKEVKDPTTFTNENPVGTGPFTEIDTFTPQLYIQCRNPNYWDKANLDVDCLRVPQIANNDQLLGKIVNSELDWTSSFVPDIDRTYAAASPNHQYWYPPSGTQAFVVNFKNPDPVKKEALTNVDFRRAFSMALDRQTIIDIAFYGGGTVNDFASGLGYAFEAWSDEKVHNKYKGYNTYNVEGAKKLLAKAGFKDVNGDGFVDTPSGKSFELLVQSPNGWTDFNNTVQLAVEQLAEVGIKAKARTPEFAVYNQAMLEGTYDVAYTNYFHGADPHLYWNSAYNSALQKGEGMPRFAMHFYKNEKLDNLLDSFYKTAEKKEQIAIAHGIQQIIAADQVTIPVMSGAYMYQYNTKRFTGWWNEENPKGRPNIWAGIPERLLHVLDLKPVN; encoded by the coding sequence ATGCTTGCCAATATTAAAAAAACAGCTCTAGCTACTGCAGTAATCGCTGCAGCTGCGACCAGCATTTCCGCACCAGCGGCAGCTCGTAGTGAGCTAACTATCGTACCTGATTTCTACCCTACCATGGTACGTAACTTTAACCCGTATCTAGCGACTAACCTTCGCACGACAACGGATTTCATCTATGAACCACTTGTTATCTTTAATGAAATGCATGGCAATACCCCAGTGATGCGTCTCGCTGAAGATTTCCGCATGTCTGACGACTTGATGAGCGTGACTTTTGACATCCGTAAAGGTGTAAAATGGTCTGATGGTCAGAAGTTTACTGCAGATGACGTCGTGTTCTCTTACGGCCTACTGAAAGCAAAACCTGAGCTTGACCAACGCGGCATCAACAAATGGGTGACCAGTGTTGAGAAACTGAACGAATACCAAGTTCGTTTCCGCCTAAGCGAAGCAAACTCTAACGTCCCTTACGAAATTTCATTGGTTCCTATCGTTGCTGAGCACGTGTGGAAAGAGGTGAAAGATCCAACCACGTTCACCAACGAAAATCCTGTTGGTACTGGTCCATTTACTGAAATCGACACTTTTACTCCACAACTTTACATTCAGTGTCGTAACCCAAATTACTGGGATAAAGCAAACTTGGACGTAGACTGTCTACGCGTACCTCAAATCGCCAACAACGACCAGTTGCTAGGTAAAATTGTTAACTCTGAGCTAGATTGGACGTCCTCGTTCGTTCCAGACATTGACCGTACTTATGCAGCAGCGAGCCCTAACCACCAATACTGGTATCCACCATCAGGCACTCAAGCCTTTGTGGTAAACTTCAAAAACCCAGATCCAGTGAAAAAAGAAGCACTGACCAATGTTGACTTCCGTCGTGCATTCTCGATGGCACTTGACCGTCAAACCATCATTGACATCGCGTTTTACGGCGGCGGTACAGTGAATGACTTCGCATCAGGTCTTGGCTACGCTTTCGAAGCTTGGTCTGATGAAAAAGTGCACAACAAGTACAAAGGTTATAATACCTACAACGTGGAAGGCGCGAAGAAGCTGCTAGCTAAAGCAGGCTTTAAAGATGTCAATGGTGACGGCTTCGTCGACACTCCGTCAGGCAAATCTTTCGAGCTACTGGTCCAATCGCCAAACGGCTGGACTGACTTTAACAACACCGTGCAACTTGCGGTTGAGCAGCTCGCTGAAGTCGGTATCAAAGCAAAAGCGCGTACCCCTGAGTTTGCGGTATACAACCAAGCCATGCTAGAGGGTACTTACGACGTTGCATACACCAACTACTTCCACGGTGCAGATCCACACTTGTATTGGAACAGTGCATATAACTCAGCACTACAGAAAGGTGAAGGCATGCCTCGCTTCGCGATGCACTTCTACAAAAATGAAAAACTGGACAACCTACTTGACAGCTTCTACAAAACCGCTGAGAAGAAAGAGCAAATCGCTATCGCTCATGGTATCCAGCAAATCATCGCTGCAGATCAGGTCACCATCCCTGTAATGTCTGGTGCTTACATGTACCAATACAACACCAAGCGCTTTACTGGCTGGTGGAACGAAGAAAATCCTAAGGGCCGTCCAAACATTTGGGCAGGCATCCCTGAGCGTCTACTGCACGTACTGGACCTAAAACCAGTTAACTAA